From Pedobacter aquae:
AATTTGGCTTGAGCTATTGCTCTAGTTTTCTCAGCTTCTGTAGCAAAATTTGCTGCAGGACCAAATTGTAAAATACCATTCATGGCATTGATATCTTGATAAGATATTTGAAATATTGGAAGATAATCATTAGAAGTTACAGCAAGGTTATTATAAGTTAAAGTATTGATAGACCCCCAGCACTAGCACCAGCTAAAACCTCATCCGTACCACCTTGTGTTTGGATAGAGAACCCTTCTGTTCCCCATAAAAAGCGCATATCTGAGTATGCTCCAGTAATTCCTGCTATAATACCTGCAGGTGTAGATAAATATTGCTGAGTTAAGCTTGTTCTTTGCTCTTCTACTAACAATTTTTTACAGCCAGAACCTCCTAATACACCTAGGATAAGACCTGAAAATAATATTTTCTTATATAGTTTCATATGCTTGAAGATTAAAATTTAAGATTTACACCTAGTTGGAATGTACGGGTTGGCGGATTATTTAAGTTTACCGTAATTGCTCTTCCTGTAACGTTTTCACCCGCAGCGGTAGAAGTGGCTACTCCTCCATAACCATTTCCTTCAGGATCTATGGCTAGACCTTGTCTTACAATTGGAGACCAAAGTATAAATGGATTGACAACAGTAGCATAAACTCTTAATGAGCTAATACCAGCCTTAGCTAAAACATTAGCTGGAAGGTTATACCCTAAATTGATACTTCTTACTTTTATAAAAGAACCATCTCTATAGGCTAAAGTCGAAGAATATAGTACTCTGTCTGAACTAGCATCTGGTGCAGGAAAATCATTTGTTGGATTCAATGGTGTCCAGTAATTTATTTTGTACTGGTTGGCTCTAGAGTTATTAAAGAATGGATATCCCCTATCGCTACCATCTGCAGTTAAATAAGGTAAAGCTACCGTTTGACCAATTCTTGCAAAAGTTACAATAGATAAATCAAATGCTTTATAAGAAAATCTATTGGTAAAACCGGCATCAAAATCTGGTTGAAAGTTTCCAATTATTTGTAAATCGGCTGCACTAATAGCAAAATCGTTATTTACATCTTCTACCCTTATCTGTCCGGGAAGCTGTCCGTATCTTGCAGCTAAATCAGCTTCATTAGTTTGCCATATACCTACTTTTCTAAAGTCTCTAATAATATTAAACGGTTGCCCTACTACCCAGCCTCTACCAAAGTCTTGTAATAATCCTTCTCTTAAAAAAGTAATTTTATTTCTTACAAAAGATATGTTAAAATCTGATGACCAGTTAAAACCACTCTTGCTTGTAATATTAGTACTGCTTAGACTGAACTCTAAACCTTTACCTTCAGTTCTACCTGAATTTACAGTAGTGCTACCAGCACCGTTAGTTGGAGGAAGAGGAAGTACTTGTAAAATATCTCTAGTTTCTTGTTGGTAAACTTCTAAACTACCCGTAATACGATTATTTAAAAAACCAAAGTCTAAACCCAAATTAAAGTTTGAAGTCTTTTCCCACTCTAAAGCCCTGTTGGCTAATGTTGATACAATAGCACCAACCTGACCCACCTCACCAAAATTATATACATAACCTTGTGGAGTAGATCCGCCACCAGTAGTTGTTAAATTACCTTGAGTAGCATATGCAGCAACTGACTGATTAGAAGTTAAGCCCCATCCTGCTCTTAATTTCAAAGCTGAGATAAAAGTTAGATCCTTTATAAAGTTTTCCTCAGCAATATTCCAACCTAAACCTAATGCTGGATAAGTAAAATATTGAAAGCCTGGAGATAATACAGAAGAACCATCACGTCTTACAGTGGCAGTTAATAAATATTTACCTGCAAATGAATAATTTAAACGGCCCATATAAGAAATCAATCCTCTTTCTACGAAGCCTCCACCATCAGCAGTTATAGAATTAGCTAAGCTTAAATTATAATTTTGTATATAATCTGCTGGTATACCTACACCTCTAAATCCACTACTTTGGTTATGGTTTTTCTCCATTGAGAATAAACCTGTAAATGTTACATTATGCTTTTCAGCGAATGTTTTATTATAGGTAATAACGTTTTCCCATAAAGCCGCCCAATTTTGTGAATTTGAAACGGAAGCTGTTGATTGACTAGCTAGCCTACTATTATTGTAGAAAGTATTGGGACCTGTATAAGCACCACCCTGTACTTGGTTAAAAGTTAAACCAATATTGGTACGGTACTTTAATCCTTTTATAATATCTACTTCTCCATACAAGCTATTAAATGTTGCTAACCTTCTGCTAGGATTAGTATGAGTATCTTCATCTCTTATAGTTAATGGATTTACAGACTCTACATCTAATGTACCAACTTGCGGTCTTAAATTAATACTTCCATCTTCATTATAAGGAGAGAATAAAGGACTAATTCTTAGAGAACCACCAACCGGGAAACGTCCACCGCCTTGGCTATTACCTAAACTATTTAAGGAATTGATACCAACTTTTATACGCTTATTAATTCTATGGTCTATAGTTGTTCTTAAGGTGATACGATCATAATCTTGACCATAAACAATTCCTTCTTCCTTTCTGTATCCGGTACCAAATGAGAACTGAGTATTTTCATTTCCACCAATTACAGATAAAAAATGATCTGTATTATAACCTTGTCTAAAAACAATATCTTGCCAATCAGTATCAACACCAGCTGCAAGATTTGCAGTTTCTACTGGAGTAAGTGCGTAAGGATTTGTCCCATTAAACCTTGTCGCTGCATCTTTGAATGCGGCAAATTCTTGGGCATTAAAAAAGTTATAATCATCCATTCTACGGTTAATGCCATAAAAAGAATCAAAACTTACAGTAGCTTTTCCTGATTTACCTCTTTTAGTAGTAATTAAAATTACACCGCTTGAGCCCCTAGAACCATAAATAGCAGTTGCTGATGCATCTTTTAAAATATCTAAAGAGGCAATATCATTAGGATTAATTTCATTGATACTTCCCACAAATGGAATTCCATCTAATACAATTAAAGGCTGATTTTGTCTATCAGCATCCCCTGCACCAACAGCTAAAGAACGCTCACCTCTAATACGTATCTGACCGCTAGCTCCAGGTTGCGTACTATTACTTTGAATATCCACACCGGCTGCTCTACCTTTTAATTGGTCTATTACGTTGGTTGTTGGCACTTCTCTTAAAGCGTCGCCACTAACAGATACTACAGAACCTGTCACATCACGTTTCTTTTGCGTACCGTAACCTACAACAATAACTTCTTCAAGACTTTTTGCATCAGGCGCAAGACTTACGGTAATGTTATTCTTGTTTGCGATATTAACTTCTTGTTTAATGTAGCCTATAAAAGAAACTACAATAGTATTTTGCTGTGCAGGTACATTGATAGTAAAAGAACCATCAACAGAAGTTTGCGTACTTGCTGCACTACCTTTTACTTGTACTGCCGCACCTGGTAAGGGCTGCCCAGTTTCATCAAGCACCTTTCCCTTAAGTGAGGTTTGCGCCAAAGACAGCAAGGGCACAAAGCTTAATAGCAACACCAATAGTGTAGCTACTCTTAAATAATTTTTAAATTCAGGTTTATTCATAATTGAAATGAAATTTTTTAAAGCCCTAAAGCCTTTTGTAAAAAATGAGATTGTTTAACTGTTTTGAATAAGCTTAGGTATGGGGCTTGCCTGTTCTGCAAAATCAAAATGAATACTTGATAAAGCATGGCAGTAGCTTATAGATGACCATAATACAGAATTTAAATAACTGTATAATTTTTCAGCGTCATCTAATACATAAAATTGAAAGTAATTTTTGTACATATGATTTTTGTTAATTGGTTAAATAGCTCCTTAAGTTTTAGCCTTTGATTGTTAAGCTTTTCTTAATTGGTTAATCTAAAGTAGAAATTAAAAAATTAATTTGCAACCGATTGCATAGTTTTTTTTTATTTTTTTATAAAAAGCTTATTTAAATACCTTGTAAGCTTATTTTGGTAATTGTTATCGGTTGCAATAAATAAAAAAAATATTTTATAAGAATGAATTGTATTGCAAAAGGGAGAAAATATAAAAAGGAAAATTAGATAGGATTACCAAAAATTAAGACCTTTTTAGGCTTAATAAGCTACATTAAAAAGAGTTAATTGAAAGGTTTTATAATTAGGAGATAGTTATAGAAGAGCCATATATAAACGTAACAAAATTTAAAGGCAATTTAGGAAGAAAAGGCAATTTTAATCCTTTGCCAAGGTAGCCGTTATCAGCTTTACTACTTCAAAAGATTTAAAAGGTTTGGTAATGAAATGGCGACAACCTAAATCTAGGCCCTTCTGTTTATCATCATGACTAGTTAAGGCAGAAAGAAAAATAAAAGGGACATCTTTGAATTGAGCTTGTATTTTTACTTGCTCCATCATTTCAAAGCCGGTCATGCCGGGCATTAAAACATCACTTAGTATCAAATCAGGAACTGTATCTTTTAAAATCTCCAATGCTTCTAAACCAGAGCTAGCGGTTATAACTTCAAAATCATTTAATTCTAAAATTTCTGCTAAGGTTTCTCTTAAAATGGTTTCATCCTCAACTAACAAAATCTTACTCATAGGTATTAGGCAAAGTTAAAGTTACTAAAGTTCCTTTATCTAATTCACTATCAATTTTTATTGTTCCTTGGTGAAGCTCAGTAAATTGCTTTGCAATAACTAAACCTAAACCAGAACCTTGTATGGTTGATGTGTTAGAAGCCCTATAGAAAGAACTAAAAAGTTTAGATTTTTCATCAGGAGGAACACCAATTCCGTAATCTTTTACTAAGATATCAATTTCATTCTCTTTATAAACAATTTCTAGCTCGGGATTTGGTTTACCTACAGAGTATTTAAATGCATTTGAAATAATATTGGTTAATATATATATGAATAGCAGCTCATCTAATGCCACAATCTTTCTGATACCTTTATTGTCAAAGTTGATTTTCCTTCCATCAGGCTGATTTGAAAAATAGGTTTCCAAAACACGGTCTATCAAAGCGGAAAGCTCAACAGGTTTAAGATTTACAGAAAGTTCCTGAGCGTTATAACGACCAAAGAGCAAGATATTATTCATCAATTCTGTCATCCTATCTATTTCTCCTTTTATTCTGCTAGCAAAAATGGTAAAACGCTCTAATGATTTATCATCTAATTTACTAGCATAGGATTCTATAAGCTCTATGTTAGAGTAAATAACCGTTAATGGTGTCCTAAACTG
This genomic window contains:
- a CDS encoding SusC/RagA family TonB-linked outer membrane protein → MNKPEFKNYLRVATLLVLLLSFVPLLSLAQTSLKGKVLDETGQPLPGAAVQVKGSAASTQTSVDGSFTINVPAQQNTIVVSFIGYIKQEVNIANKNNITVSLAPDAKSLEEVIVVGYGTQKKRDVTGSVVSVSGDALREVPTTNVIDQLKGRAAGVDIQSNSTQPGASGQIRIRGERSLAVGAGDADRQNQPLIVLDGIPFVGSINEINPNDIASLDILKDASATAIYGSRGSSGVILITTKRGKSGKATVSFDSFYGINRRMDDYNFFNAQEFAAFKDAATRFNGTNPYALTPVETANLAAGVDTDWQDIVFRQGYNTDHFLSVIGGNENTQFSFGTGYRKEEGIVYGQDYDRITLRTTIDHRINKRIKVGINSLNSLGNSQGGGRFPVGGSLRISPLFSPYNEDGSINLRPQVGTLDVESVNPLTIRDEDTHTNPSRRLATFNSLYGEVDIIKGLKYRTNIGLTFNQVQGGAYTGPNTFYNNSRLASQSTASVSNSQNWAALWENVITYNKTFAEKHNVTFTGLFSMEKNHNQSSGFRGVGIPADYIQNYNLSLANSITADGGGFVERGLISYMGRLNYSFAGKYLLTATVRRDGSSVLSPGFQYFTYPALGLGWNIAEENFIKDLTFISALKLRAGWGLTSNQSVAAYATQGNLTTTGGGSTPQGYVYNFGEVGQVGAIVSTLANRALEWEKTSNFNLGLDFGFLNNRITGSLEVYQQETRDILQVLPLPPTNGAGSTTVNSGRTEGKGLEFSLSSTNITSKSGFNWSSDFNISFVRNKITFLREGLLQDFGRGWVVGQPFNIIRDFRKVGIWQTNEADLAARYGQLPGQIRVEDVNNDFAISAADLQIIGNFQPDFDAGFTNRFSYKAFDLSIVTFARIGQTVALPYLTADGSDRGYPFFNNSRANQYKINYWTPLNPTNDFPAPDASSDRVLYSSTLAYRDGSFIKVRSINLGYNLPANVLAKAGISSLRVYATVVNPFILWSPIVRQGLAIDPEGNGYGGVATSTAAGENVTGRAITVNLNNPPTRTFQLGVNLKF
- a CDS encoding response regulator, encoding MSKILLVEDETILRETLAEILELNDFEVITASSGLEALEILKDTVPDLILSDVLMPGMTGFEMMEQVKIQAQFKDVPFIFLSALTSHDDKQKGLDLGCRHFITKPFKSFEVVKLITATLAKD